The genomic region GTTTATTCAAGTTTGACCTGGTGGCAGCTATTTTTGGAGGGCAAACCGCCCTCTTGAGCAGGATCGTTTATTCGCTGGTCGGGCTGGCCGGGCTGTATTCCATCACTTTTCTTACCGGGAACCGCCTGGGAGAACGGGTGCGCCGCAAGCAGTAAACAGGAAGCCATTTCTTAAAACATACTCCCCAAACATGAAGAAATCGCAAATCGCCTGGTTGAATTGGCCTTGAGGTTTGCGATTTCTTTTTTTTTATGGAAGAGCAATCCCAGCGGGGGTGGCCGGGATTGCATTATTTGGATTCAATTTG from Peptococcaceae bacterium harbors:
- a CDS encoding DUF378 domain-containing protein, with the protein product MDTLALVLVIIGALNWGLIGLFKFDLVAAIFGGQTALLSRIVYSLVGLAGLYSITFLTGNRLGERVRRKQ